GCTGTTCGGCGGCGACAAGGAGACCGCGAAGTGAAGATCCAGGGCAAGATGTTCATCTGGCTGAGCGTCTTCGTCCTCGCCATGGCGATCGTCTATGGCGTGTGGTCGAAGGAGCCCGCCGGTACCACGGCGCTCTTCCTGGCCTTCGGCCTGTGCATCATGATCGGCTACTACCTGGCCTTCACGGCCCGGCGTGTCGACGCCTCCGCACAGGACAACAAGGAGGCCGACGTCGCGGACGAGGCCGGCGAGGTGGGCTTCTTCAGCCCGCACAGCTGGCAGCCGCTCTCCCTGGCCGTCGGTGGCGCGCTCGCCTTCATGGGCGTCGTCTTCGGCTGGTGGCTGCTGTACTTCTCGGCCCCGATCATCCTGATCGGCCTGTGGGGCTGGGTGTTCGAGTACTACCGCGGCGAGAACCAGACCCAGTGAGTCTGTAGTTCCCGATCCGCACCCCAAGGGCCCCGGCACTCCGTATGGAGCGCCGGGGCCCTTCGGCGTAAGCGACACCCCACGGACGGGTCACTCGCCGCGCCGGGCGTGATGAACCTTCATACCGTGTGTTTATGAGCCACTCTCCGCGAATTCGCACGGTACTGAGCTGCACGATGCTGGTGGCCGCACTCGGTGCGGGGACCACGGCCTGCGGGAGCTCCCACCACCCGCTGTCGGCCAAGCCGTACGACGCGGCGGACCAGATCGCCTTCAACGGTCCCGTGGGCAGCAAGAAGGCGGATCCGGACAAGCCCCTGGAGGTCACGGCCCAGGGCGAGGACGGGCGCATCACCGACGTGCTGGCCACCGACGCCATGGGGCGGTACGTGGCGGGCGAACTCTCGGCCGACGGCTCCCGGTGGCACAGCACCACGCCGCTGGCGGCAGGCGCCCACTACACCGTGCGGGTGAGCGCGGAGGACGAGGACGGGGCGCCGGGCCGCAAGGTCCTGACCGTCGACACCGACCTGCCCGCCAAGAAGAAGCGGCTGAAGGTCACCTTCGGCCCCGACGCGGGCAAGTACGGCGTCGGGCAGCCCGTCACGGCGAAGCTCAGCAAGCCGGTGAAGGGCAAGGAGGCCAGATCGGTCGTCGAGCGCGCGCTGAAGGTCCGCTCGGTGCCCGCCACCGAGGGCTCCTGGTACTGGGTGGACAGCGAGACGCTGCACTACCGCCCGAAGGACTACTGGCCCGCCGGCGCGACCGTCGACGTCTCCAGCAACCTGGAGGGCCTGAAGGTCAAGGAGAAGCTGTGGGGCGGCGAGGCCAAGCCGCTCAAGCTGACCATCGGCGACCGCGTCGAGGCCGTGACGGACGCCGGATCGCACTACATGACGGTCTACCGCAACGGCGAGGAGATCAACTCCATGCCCGTGACCACGGGTAAGCCCGGCTACTCGACGCGCAACGGCGTCAAGGTGGTGCTGGGCAAGGAGTACTCCGTACGCATGACCAGTGCCAGCATCGGCGCATCGGACTTCTACGACAAGATGGTCTATTACGCGACGCGGGTGACCGACTCGGGTGAGTACGTGCACGCCGCGCCCTGGTCGGTGGGCTCCCAGGGCTCCGCGAACACCAGCCACGGCTGCACCGGCATGAGCACGGGGGACGCCGCCTGGTTCTACGAGACCGTCCGGCAGGGCGACCTCGTGACGGTCATCAACAGCTACGGCGAGGACATGCCGGCGTTCGGCAACGGACTCGGCGACTGGAACCTGAGCTGGAAGAAGTGGCGCAAGGGCAGCGCGCTGCTCTCCGGGACCAAGGAGGGCCCCGCGGCGGCCGAGGCGGCCAGGCTGCGGCCGCAGGTCTGACGGCCCGGCAGAGAGCCTGTCAGAGGCGTACGAGAGGGGCCCACGCCGTGGCGTGGGCCCCTCTCGTACGCACATCGGTGTGCCGCTGGTGAATGGCTCGAGTTTCGCTCAGGCCTCGACGGCCGTCTTCTCGCGCAGCAGCCCGGCCAGAGCGCTCGCGAACTCCACCGGCTCGACCGGCAGGGTCACCGCGGCCTCCGCCCGGCTCCAGGTGGCGAGCCAGGCGTCCTGCGGGCGCCCCATCAGGAGCAGCACGGGCGGTGCCTGGAAGACCTCGTCCTTGATCTGGCGGCAGACACCCATGCCGCCGGGCGCCGACTCGCCGTCGAGGACGCAGACGTCGATGCCGCCCCGGTCCAGTTCCTTGAGGACCGCGTGCGGCGTCGCGCACTCGATGAACTGGACCTGGGGAACATCCGTGGCCGGCCTGCGGCCCGTGGCCAACCGGACTTGCTCGCGGGTGCTCGCGTTGTCGCTGTAGACCAGCACCGTGGCGGTCGGCTGCATTGTTCCTCCGATACGTCGAGCTGTTGCGTCGAGCTGTGCCGTCATGGGATCGGGAACCGATGCGCGGATGCTACTCCTCCCGACACCCCGTCAACACCGCTTCGGACAGGCCTCCGATGGGCCATCCGGGCAGGACACACCCCGTAGACACTCCGAACGGCACCCCCCGGGGTGAGGGCGGGATAAGCGACCGACATAATGTCGGTCGTGGCGACAGCAACGACAGTAGATACCGGGCACGCGCACCCGCCGGTCAATCGACCGAACCTCACCAGCGTCGGAACCATCATCTGGTTGAGTTCCGAGCTGATGTTCTTCGCGGCCCTCTTCGCGATGTACTTCACCCTGCGATCGGTGACAGGTCCTGATCACTGGAAGGAAATGGCCTCGGCCCTTAACTTCCCGTTCTCGGCGACGAACACCACGATCCTGGTGCTCTCCTCCCTCACGTGTCAGCTGGGCGTGTTCGCAGCTGAACGCGGGGATGTGAAGAAGCTCCGGATGTGGTTCATCGTCACCTTCATCATGGGTGCGATCTTCATCGGCGGTCAGGTGTACGAATACACCGAGCTGGTCAAGCACGAGGGCCTCTCGCTCTCGTCCGACCCCTACGGCTCGGTCTTCTACCTGACCACCGGCTTCCACGGACTGCACGTGACAGGCGGCCTCATCGCCTTCCTGCTGGTCCTGGGCCGCACCTATGCGGCCAGGAGGTTCACCCACGAACAGGCGACCGCAGCCATCGTCGTGTCCTACTACTGGCACTTCGTCGATGTGGTCTGGATCGGCCTCTTCGCCACGATCTACATGATCAAGTAAGCGGAGGTCGCTCACGCGACACATCCGAAACATTCCAGAAGCATCGACGCAGAAGATCCTGACACCGGGGTAATCCGTGAAAAAGCTCTCCGCACGACGACGCCATCCGCTGGCGGCGGTCGTCGTCCTACTCCTCGCGCTGGCGGCCACCGGGGGGCTGTACGCCGCGTTCGCGCCGGCGGACAAGGCGCAGGCCGATGACACCGCCCAGTCCCTCGCCATCGACGAGGGCAAGAAGCTCTACGCCGTGGGCTGCTCCAGCTGCCACGGAACCGGCGGTCAGGGCTCCTCCGACGGTCCGAGCCTGGTGGGCGTGGGCGCCGCCGCTGTCGACTTCCAGGTCGGCACCGGCCGTATGCCGCTCCAGCAGCCGGGTGCCCAGGCGCCCAAGAAGAAGGTCATCTACAACCAGGCCCAGATCGACCAGCTGGCGGCGTACATCTCGTCGCTGGGTGCCGGTCCCTCGGTCCCGACCGAGAAGCAGTACAGCCCGGACGGGGCGGACATCGCCAAGGGTGGCGAGCTGTTCCGCACCAACTGCGCCCAGTGCCACAACTTCACCGGTGAAGGTGGCGCGCTGACGCACGGCAAGTTCGCGCCGTCGCTCGAAGGTGTCTCCCCGAAGCACATCTACGAGGCCATGCAGACCGGCCCGCAGAACATGCCGTCCTTCCCCGACACGACGATGCCGGAGAAGAACAAGAAGGACATCATCGCGTACCTCGACGCGGTCAACGGTGAGAAGACCGAGAGCCCTGGCGGTCTCAAGCTGGGTGGTCTGGGTCCGGTCAGTGAAGGCCTCTTCGGCTGGATCTTCGGTCTCGGCTCGCTGATCGCGGTCGCCGTGTGGGTCGCCGCTCGGACCGCAAAGGCCAAGAAGTCATGAGTAGCCAAGAGATTCCAGAAGAGAACCTGCCCAGCAAGCAGGAGACCGAGCACGGCTCGGTGGCGACCACGGAAGAGAACCCGTTCGCCGACCCGGGGCTGCCGCCCCACGAGCACCGCGTCCAGGACATCGACGAGCGGGCCGCCAGGCGGTCCGAGCGTGCCGTGGCGTTCCTGTTCACGCTGTCGATGATCGCGACGGTCGGCTTCATCGCCTCGTACGTGGCGATCCCCGCCGACAAGAGCGTGTTCATCTGGCCGATCGGTCACATCAGCGGCCTCAACTTCGCCCTGGGCACCACCCTCGGCGTGGCGCTGTTCTGCATCGGCGCGGGCGCGGTCCACTGGGCCCGCACCCTGATGTCCGACGTGGAGATGACCGACGAGCGGCACCCGATCGCGGCCGAGCCCGAGGTCCGCGCCAAGGTCATGGCGGACTTCAAGCAGGGTGCCGAGGAGTCGGGCTTCGGTCGGCGCAAGCTGATCCGGAACACGATGTTCGGCGCGCTGGCCCTGGTCCCGCTCTCCGGCGTCGTCCTGCTGCGCGACCTCGGGCCGCTGCCCGAGGACAAGCTCCGGCACACCAAGTGGGCCAAGGGCAAGATGCTCGTGAACATGAACACCCACGAGCCGCTGCGGCCCGCGGACGTGGCGGTCGGTTCGCTGACCTTCGCCATGCCCGAGGGCATGTCCGAGCACGACCACGACTTCCAGACCCAGATCGCCAAGGCCGCCCTGATGATCGTCCGGATCCAGCCGGAGAACATCAAGGACAAGCGCGAGCTGGAGTGGTCGCACGAGGGCATCGTGGCGTACTCCAAGATCTGCACCCACGTGGGCTGCCCGATCTCCCTGTACGAGCAGCAGACGCACCACGTCCTCTGCCCGTGCCACCAGTCCACCTTCGATCTCTCCGACGGTGCCCGAGTGATCTTCGGCCCGGCCGGCCACGCCCTGCCGCAGCTGCGCATCGGCGTGAACGAAAAGGGCTACCTCGAGGCGCTCGGCGACTTCGATGAGCCCGTCGGTCCTGCCTTCTGGGAGCGCGGATGAGCACCACCACGACAGCATCGAACGACAACCGCCAGAAGGCGCCCGCCGGTGAGCGGGTAGCGGACTGGGCCGACGGCCGGCTGGG
The window above is part of the Streptomyces venezuelae genome. Proteins encoded here:
- a CDS encoding cytochrome c oxidase subunit 4, which gives rise to MKIQGKMFIWLSVFVLAMAIVYGVWSKEPAGTTALFLAFGLCIMIGYYLAFTARRVDASAQDNKEADVADEAGEVGFFSPHSWQPLSLAVGGALAFMGVVFGWWLLYFSAPIILIGLWGWVFEYYRGENQTQ
- a CDS encoding Ig-like domain-containing protein, coding for MSHSPRIRTVLSCTMLVAALGAGTTACGSSHHPLSAKPYDAADQIAFNGPVGSKKADPDKPLEVTAQGEDGRITDVLATDAMGRYVAGELSADGSRWHSTTPLAAGAHYTVRVSAEDEDGAPGRKVLTVDTDLPAKKKRLKVTFGPDAGKYGVGQPVTAKLSKPVKGKEARSVVERALKVRSVPATEGSWYWVDSETLHYRPKDYWPAGATVDVSSNLEGLKVKEKLWGGEAKPLKLTIGDRVEAVTDAGSHYMTVYRNGEEINSMPVTTGKPGYSTRNGVKVVLGKEYSVRMTSASIGASDFYDKMVYYATRVTDSGEYVHAAPWSVGSQGSANTSHGCTGMSTGDAAWFYETVRQGDLVTVINSYGEDMPAFGNGLGDWNLSWKKWRKGSALLSGTKEGPAAAEAARLRPQV
- a CDS encoding response regulator transcription factor → MQPTATVLVYSDNASTREQVRLATGRRPATDVPQVQFIECATPHAVLKELDRGGIDVCVLDGESAPGGMGVCRQIKDEVFQAPPVLLLMGRPQDAWLATWSRAEAAVTLPVEPVEFASALAGLLREKTAVEA
- a CDS encoding heme-copper oxidase subunit III — translated: MSVVATATTVDTGHAHPPVNRPNLTSVGTIIWLSSELMFFAALFAMYFTLRSVTGPDHWKEMASALNFPFSATNTTILVLSSLTCQLGVFAAERGDVKKLRMWFIVTFIMGAIFIGGQVYEYTELVKHEGLSLSSDPYGSVFYLTTGFHGLHVTGGLIAFLLVLGRTYAARRFTHEQATAAIVVSYYWHFVDVVWIGLFATIYMIK
- a CDS encoding c-type cytochrome; its protein translation is MKKLSARRRHPLAAVVVLLLALAATGGLYAAFAPADKAQADDTAQSLAIDEGKKLYAVGCSSCHGTGGQGSSDGPSLVGVGAAAVDFQVGTGRMPLQQPGAQAPKKKVIYNQAQIDQLAAYISSLGAGPSVPTEKQYSPDGADIAKGGELFRTNCAQCHNFTGEGGALTHGKFAPSLEGVSPKHIYEAMQTGPQNMPSFPDTTMPEKNKKDIIAYLDAVNGEKTESPGGLKLGGLGPVSEGLFGWIFGLGSLIAVAVWVAARTAKAKKS
- a CDS encoding ubiquinol-cytochrome c reductase iron-sulfur subunit; translated protein: MSSQEIPEENLPSKQETEHGSVATTEENPFADPGLPPHEHRVQDIDERAARRSERAVAFLFTLSMIATVGFIASYVAIPADKSVFIWPIGHISGLNFALGTTLGVALFCIGAGAVHWARTLMSDVEMTDERHPIAAEPEVRAKVMADFKQGAEESGFGRRKLIRNTMFGALALVPLSGVVLLRDLGPLPEDKLRHTKWAKGKMLVNMNTHEPLRPADVAVGSLTFAMPEGMSEHDHDFQTQIAKAALMIVRIQPENIKDKRELEWSHEGIVAYSKICTHVGCPISLYEQQTHHVLCPCHQSTFDLSDGARVIFGPAGHALPQLRIGVNEKGYLEALGDFDEPVGPAFWERG